The genomic window GTGTTATTGAAAGGTATATGCTTTCTATTCTCCCTTTTTTCACTTGTgttcaatttgtaaaattgaaTTCTAACAATAAGCAGAACATACGGGAGCACCTCTCTTGCTCGAGTCTCCAACGAGAAAAGAATAATTCCGTTATGCAAATTCTTATGTCATGTCAATCTAAAATGGCACCGAAGTATTTCTGAATAATTGAAAAATTCTACTCTTTTCCCCATCTCTCTACCAATTTGCAATCTCAGTCCAGGAATCACTATCGCATCAGTGctcaaatttaaataattagtaTTGGCTTATTTCTGCACATCTCAGAAATGTGTAGAGAAAATGGTTGcatgaaaatttaaataaaaaaaaaaaaaatggtgaaaGAATCTACCAAGATCGTTCATAAGATCTGCAACCAAACGCCACATTTTGGCATTACTATCAAGATTTGATCCCTGCATCATGTGAGTTAAACAGAAATATTGTTAGCCAAAGTGCAAGATACTTCACATGGAGTTATTTCCAgaaatttcattttcaaattcatacgCTTGAATAAATTACATGAGATGCATACCTGGTAGAATGTGAATAAGATACCTCCAAGCATGCCGGTTAGATCCCTCAAAAACCACTGTAAATAGTTTCAACAATCAAAATCTTCTTATCTCCCATACGCCATTTTACAATTAGCGTTCACTCATTAACCAATCAGACACAACACAAATAGTTGATACCTGAAAAGTGGCACCAATCACAGTAGCTGATTTCTCGCCAACCCCAATAGCACTAAGGAGAGCCTGAAAGGGATAATATTGAACACGGGTAAACCCTAGATATTCACAAAACAATGATTACTACATAAACACAATGAAAAATGAATTACCTGGGTAGACAGCATGGTCCTTGTATAAGTTGAAAGACCCTGCCACAATCAATCAATTGTTAAATCCAAAACAAGAACATTCCTCAATAACATTGTTTTCTGCATTGCATAGTTTACCTGCAATGTATCCCATATTTGAAAGGGAACATAATCTGCAGTCACACTGCTAGGAAAACCCTGTATGCCATGAAGAACAaacaattaattacaaaatttcaggtttcctcttttttttattttattttattttattttattgagatGTTAGGAATAGAAAAGGCCTGCCTCAGGAACTAATGCCTGCAATAATCGTCTCCAAAGATGGGTGAAACGGGCACCGGATCTGCGTGAATGAGAGAGAAGCACGAATAAAAGAGGAAAGAGGTGAATTATGATGGTCGAGAAAGAGAGTACCTTTTAAAGGAGACAGAGGAAGAGGAAGCTTGGATGGTGAAAGTCTTAGAGAGCTTGGAGGTGGAAGAGCCATTCCATTCTTCCAAGGTTATGGCCGTATCGTTGGAGTTGGACACTGCTGTCATAGCCACTTTCAGACCTCCTTCTTCTTCACTTCACACTATGCACTTGGAAACTTGTTTTGTAATCCTACAACTGACTTTGACTTTGTTTTGCTTTTAGGCTTGATTTGGTGGTAGAGTTTTGAAAGAGGCGCACCTCGTGTTTTTGGAAAGGTGGAATGTCACGAATTCacgatgaggtagacttcacttcAAGTTGATAATCAAGaactgttagatgatttgactgatttgactaaatttttatttaacgatttttaactatcaactttacataAAATTGATTGCATCTGAGTTTTCACCTTTTGAAAATCTATtaatgttctgaaaatcgaatCAATTATCGAACAACTCCagttattaatttactaattttaaaaatttaacaatTTCAACCAAGAAGATTTATTCATTACTACTACTTTCAAGCTTCAGGCAGAAAGCAGACAGGCATCAAATAAAGAGAGTCCAACTTAGAACATCAAGGGCTTTCCTCTGTAGGGATATCAGATAAGTAGCGCTGCTATGGCATACCCAAAAGCCGAGCGGCGAGTGGAGTGCCACAATCCCATTCATCATTTTGGATCTACATAATCCAAATGCCATAGCACTGGCGACCCGCGTTCCCACCAATCATGGTAAGATGTGACGTTCTGGACTAAAGTGTGATGTGAAGACAATTCTTTCAATAGGCTTCAGTCGACCATTAGCTTAGTGTTTTTCAACCCTGAAGAGAATGAGCAGCTAGCTAACTCGAACTAACCATCATATGGATCCTCAAAAGCATGGCTTGCTTGAATTCTCCGCAGAGAAAGAGGGTATAGTAGGCGAGCGGGTTAGCGAAGACCCCGCGTTTATTTTGATTATTGCATTATTGTCACCTGGCGCGTCGCATATGAGGCTGCATTAATCGGGGATACACGACAGAAGGAATTTGCATAGGTATAATTTTTTGGGTCATATTATTGTTTTTGTAAGGTATAAATGTATAATTTAGTGGCCCCAACCACAAACTATGCCAGTGATGTTAATTTGGACAAGGACATTTTTTCGGTGAAAAAAGTATATTCAAGACCTTGGTGGACCAGGTAATGAagtcaattttcgaaaaaaattgggGTTGGTTCACAAATAATCAAGAGTAGCGGTTGGGgatgaaataaaaaaagaaaaaaaaatagggggAGGAGACAAGAATCCGATATTAAAGCAAAGTCCCGAACTCCATTAATAGGTGGGTGAAAGCTGTGTTGGAGTCAGTGTGAAGCTTCCTTTGGTCGACCTGCACGGAGACGGCGGTGCACGGCGGAGGAGAACGCGGGATTGAACGGCGTGGAAGCATACATCGAGATCTGGCTGTCTCGAGGTTCAAATAAGGGAAGGAAATGGACCACACTGGGCAACGAGATTCACAGGTACGCTTTGTCGGTGTCAACGAGGTTTTTACCGTCCGATAATGCCGGGGGAGGTATGCGCAGAAATTGATTTCAATTGGGGGGCCCGTGCCTCCCCGTGTCCCCCAATAGTTTTAACCGTTTGATTTTTCGAGGTTGCCGTTTAGAATGGCACATAGCCGAATGAGTTTTAGTTGGATTATTTTAGTATGTCTGGAATTACAGTTGAATGAGTTTTAGTTGGATTATTTTGGATGTCTGGGATTATAGTTGTGTGTTCGTAGTTATGGTTGATAACGCCGATGTTCTGTTCGCTCACTGCGATTTTTTGAACTGTTACAGCCGAATGGGTTTGTGGAGCCAAGCTACGAGTTTTCATCTAATTTTGACCGAGTCCATGCGTCGCAGGTGTGTTTTGTTGCTCATGTTATGAATTTTTGTTTGACTGGTTTATGTTGATGTGGCCCACTGTCTGTTGTCACACATGCCGCATGTTGTTCGTTGCAGGATGCTGATGATGGAATAAGCGGCGAAACCGTGCTGGTAGAGGAAGCAGAAGCGATGGATTCGTCCATCGCAGATGCAAACATAGATGCAGAAGTAGCAGGGGATTGTTGACGGGATAGGGTCCTTTGGCGCAATTGAATTTTCTTCCCTGACAGCCAAGAACGTCCTTACGATGGAGTTCACAAGCCTACAGGCAGCTTATGACTACTACAAGAATACGGTCGCATCAAGGGATTCTCAGTCAGGAGGTCCAAGGTGGGTCGCAGAACAAAGCAGGGGGCGGAGGGCAAAATCATTTGGCAGATATTTGTGTGCTCGAGGGAAGGAGAGCGAGACGGAAATCACATGCAGCGGGAAGACAAGAAGATGGATCCTCGACCGATCACGCGGTGCGGGTGTGAAGCCTGGATTAAGGTCCATGTTGATGATGCCAGCGGGCGATGGTTGTTTAAAAATTCTGCGATAACTATAATCATCCCATGCTGGATGCGAGGTTCAGGGGTCAGTCGCAGTCACACAGAGTAGTCAAGGAAGGCGATTTACACCAAATCAATTCCATGAGAAAATTTGGGATGCGGGTGCCGACAATTTTCCGCGCCTTTGCCAATCAGTTAGGGGGATTCGAGACTGTTGGGTTCGAGATAAAGGACATATATAATGCGATAGAGAAGCAAAGGCGGGCTGGCGCGACAGATGCTGAGGCCGCGTTGAAGTTCTTAGGAACTCTAAAGACCACTGATTCTAGGATGTTCTGGAAGTACTCGCTGGATGTTGACAATAGGCTGGAACATCTCTTCTGGTGCGATGGTACAAGTCGTTATGACTACAGCGTGTTCAGGAATGTCCTGGGATTTGATGCAACGTACGGTCGTAACAAATACAAGTGCCCTTTGGTAATATTCTCAGGGGTGGACCATCATATGAGGACGGTGGTGTTCGGTTGCGCCATCTTGAGCAACGAAAGTGAAGGAAGCTATGTGTGGTTGTTGCGGGCATTTCTTGAGGCAATGAAAGGAAAACAGCCGAAGTTTGTCATCATGGACGGGAACCTCGCCATGANNNNNNNNNNNNNNNNNNNNNNNNNNNNNNNNNNNNNNNNNNNNNNNNNNNNNNNNNNNNNNNNNNNNNNNNNNNNNNNNNNNNNNNNNNNNNNNNNNNNNNNNNNNNNNNNNNNNNNNNNNNNNNNNNNNNNNNNNNNNNNNNNNNNNNNNNNNNNNNNNNNNNNNNNNNNNNNNNNNNNNNNNNNNNNNNNNNNNNNNNNNNNNNGAGATTGTGTAGCTGGTATTTGTTAAGGAACGCCACTGCTAGAGTTGGACGGCTGGGATTTCTTAAGAAATTCTGTCTATGCTTGATGGGAGATCTAGAGGTTGACGAATTTGAGAGAATATGGACGGACAGCGTGGCAAACCACGGGTTAGAATATCATTCGCGGATAGCGGAGATGTATGCAAAGAAGTATTCATGGTCTAATGCGCATATCTGGGAGAAATTCTTCACAAGACTGAAGACGACATCGAAATGCGAGGCCTTGAATATGCAGCTTGAAAATTTTATACACAACGGGTACAATCTAAGAGAGTTTGTGGAGCACTTCCAACACTATCTAAAATTCATGAGCCATCAAACTATACTATGTTTTGATTTGTTAAGAAAGTAAAGTGGAATTGAACTAATAAGCAACGAGGATCATTGAATAAACTTACTTTTGGACTAATTGAGTATATAAAGCTAATAAGTAAATTATGTGTTAAAAAGAAAAAGCTGATAATGGAATGGTTGTTGAATAATATGGTTGCATGTGGATCATTCAGGATCTAAATTATATAGTATGCTACCTCTCTTATATTCAGGATCAATCTTCTTAGTCAAGACACTCACTATAATAGCTATACTTTCTGTTAACGTTAGTTACACAACCTGTCCTTCTATAAAGTAATTGAGAATGCTATTCAATCAATAACATTGAAGAAATGTATGTATAAGTATAGCTGTGTACTGTATTACTATTATCATTTTAAGATTTTCTTGTTTTAGAGCTTTTTAATGATATTTTAAACCTTTAACCTAAAGTCTTGTNNNNNNNNNNNNNNNNNNNNNNNNNNNNNNNNNNNNNNNNNNNNNNNNNNNNNNNNNNNNNNNNNNNNNNNNNNNNNNNNNNNNNNNNNNNNNNNNNNNNNNNNNNNNNNNNNNNNNNNNNNNNNNNNNNNNNNNNNNNNNNNNNNNNNNNNNNNNNNNNNNNNNNNNNNNNNNNNNNNNNNNNNNNNNNNNNNNNNNNNNNNNNNNNNNNNNNNNNNNNNNNNNNNNNNNNNNNNNNNNNNNNNNNNNNNNNNNNNNNNNNNNNNNNNNGTATACAtaacatttttataaaaataaatacatttaaACTTACAATAATGCAAAATAAAATGTTGATAAGGCGACTTTCTTCGATTGCACAATTTAATCTTCACTAAAATATATCGCAAacaaagtgaattttaaataatgaataataaacattgaatactcaaaattaataataaaaaatatattgtaAAGTGATAGCCATACTTTCGGTGAAATTTTATATATTCTTACCTAAAgtcaaataaaacaaaaaattttagaatcaagcAAAATACTTAGTTCAATCAAGTTGGAataatgtattttatatttatgcgCCAATTACCTTTTAACTAAATGTaacatatataattaatttagtGTAAATGACTTCTTTCATTTCGTTTTTATTGTCTTCTTGATTTTTctgtgaatttttttttctttttttctataaatttttcttttttacgATCAATATTGTTAGATTTGAATTCGTTTTTGTTCAAAATTTTAGTTGTTTCATGGTCGTTTTGATTTTTGTAAAAGCAAGCAGTGAAATTAGATTttgtataactttttcattttcgaaaacaaaatatgATGCAAGTTAAGATCAATTGAACCAGCTAGAATTGAACTATTGttttgaatcaaattaaattgacGAAATTTTGATTCGTTCTTTTAATCAATGTAGTTCGTATCTAGTTGCTTTGTATATGAGTTAAATAAGTTTGTTTCTGTTACATTTTTTTTTGTGTAAATAAGttcgttttttattttattgaaaatcTCATATACGATTCTTGTAGAGCACTGTAAATTGTGAATATTTtgcaaaaaaattgaaaatcatgttatataatatatttatacAATAAAAATAGAATTGTTTCAATGTATTTACACTTACATTATATTTTACTATCtccttttttatgattttttttaataatttttttaattgtcattttagttgtaaagaataaaaaaattagttaataaataaCAATACAACATTTAAATTANNNNNNNNNNNNNNNNNNNNNNNNNaagaagaaacaaagaaaaaacacTAAACACTAGGGACGTAGTCCCGTTGCAACAACACTGTTAAATCTTCCCAAAACTCATTCCATTCTAATTGCTGTATGCAATTAGATGCTACATATTTAGCCAAAGCATCAGCAACTTGGTTGGCATCTCTTTGAATTAGATTGACTTCTGCTCTCCAATTCCAGCTTAAGACCTCTTTGattttagtcaccaaatcatTATCAGAACTTTGCACTTGGTTGTTTCTatcattaacaaggataaaagcATCCAAACAATCCGTCTCGCAAGTGACCTCTCTAAACCCAGCTTCCCATGCTAGAATTAGCCCTCTCCAAATTGCAAAAAGCTTGCTTCGAAGAATAGTAGCACGTGGTAAAGAACCAGCACAACCAC from Arachis ipaensis cultivar K30076 chromosome B09, Araip1.1, whole genome shotgun sequence includes these protein-coding regions:
- the LOC107616116 gene encoding protein FAR-RED IMPAIRED RESPONSE 1-like — translated: MEFTSLQAAYDYYKNTVASRDSQSGGPRWVAEQSRGRRAKSFGRYLCARGKESETEITCSGKTRRWILDRSRGAGVKPGLRGQSQSHRVVKEGDLHQINSMRKFGMRVPTIFRAFANQLGGFETVGFEIKDIYNAIEKQRRAGATDAEAALKFLGTLKTTDSRMFWKYSLDVDNRLEHLFWCDGTSRYDYSVFRNVLGFDATYGRNKYKCPLVIFSGVDHHMRTVVFGCAILSNESEGSYVWLLRAFLEAMKGKQPNWYLLRNATARVGRLGFLKKFCLCLMGDLEVDEFERIWTDSVANHGLEYHSRIAEMYAKKYSWSNAHIWEKFFTRLKTTSKCEALNMQLENFIHNGI